The following proteins are co-located in the Zonotrichia leucophrys gambelii isolate GWCS_2022_RI unplaced genomic scaffold, RI_Zleu_2.0 Scaffold_34_1600103, whole genome shotgun sequence genome:
- the LOC135460325 gene encoding non-structural maintenance of chromosomes element 3 homolog isoform X1 encodes MSQRKRSKGLGGSQFSTQMTDGEDDSIPTQVKRQSQDQVNQKVSELVQFLLVKDQKKIPIKRADILKNIIREYKNAYSEIVKRADRILQEVFGLQLVEMDTKRHIYILINNLPHAEGQHPYRAKEKEKNGLLLVILSFIFMKGNSVKDIFFPGALWEFLHLLRVYPGKEHSVFGDVKKLVTEEFVRQKYLEITPTPLTDPPEFKFQWGPRAEKETSKKDVLNFVAKMQGKDPTFWASQFSEAEASQANT; translated from the exons ATGTCGCAGCGGAAGCGCAGCAAAGGGCTCGGCGGCTCTCAG TTTTCCACTCAGATGACCGATGGGGAGGATGATTCCATCCCCACCCAGGTGAAGCGGCAATCCCAGGACCAGGTGAACCAGAAG GTGAGCGAGCTGGTGCAGTTCCTACTTGTGAAAGACCAGAAGAAAATTCCTATCAAAAGGGCAG ACATACTGAAGAATATAATCCGAGAATACAAAAATGCCTACTCAGAAATTGTCAAAAGAGCTGACAGGATCCTGCAGGAG GTATTCGGGCTGCAGCTGGTGGAGATGGACACCAAACGTCACATTTATATTCTTATTAATAATTTGCCTCATGCTGAGGGCCAGCACCCGTACAG ggccaaggagaaggagaagaatgGGCTCCTCCTTGTCATCCTCAGCTTCATCTTCATGAAGGGCAACTCAGTCAAAGACA ttttttttccaggtgctTTGTGGGAATTCCTGCATTTGCTCCGTGTGTACCCAGG GAAGGAGCACAGCGTCTTTGGGGACGTCAAGAAGCTGGTGACAGAGGAGTTTGTGAGGCAGAA GTACCTGGAGATCACCCCCACCCCCCTGACGGACCCCCCAGAATTCAAATTCCAGTGGGGACCACGGGCAGAAAAGGAAACCTCCAAGAAGGATGTGCTGAACTTTGTGGCCAAG ATGCAAGGCAAAGACCCCACATTTTGGGCGAGCCAGTTCAGCGAGGCTGAGGCCAGCCAAGCCAACACCTGA
- the LOC135460325 gene encoding non-structural maintenance of chromosomes element 3 homolog isoform X3: MSQRKRSKGLGGSQFSTQMTDGEDDSIPTQVKRQSQDQVSELVQFLLVKDQKKIPIKRADILKNIIREYKNAYSEIVKRADRILQEVFGLQLVEMDTKRHIYILINNLPHAEGQHPYRAKEKEKNGLLLVILSFIFMKGNSVKDIFFPGALWEFLHLLRVYPGKEHSVFGDVKKLVTEEFVRQKYLEITPTPLTDPPEFKFQWGPRAEKETSKKDVLNFVAKMQGKDPTFWASQFSEAEASQANT, from the exons ATGTCGCAGCGGAAGCGCAGCAAAGGGCTCGGCGGCTCTCAG TTTTCCACTCAGATGACCGATGGGGAGGATGATTCCATCCCCACCCAGGTGAAGCGGCAATCCCAGGACCAG GTGAGCGAGCTGGTGCAGTTCCTACTTGTGAAAGACCAGAAGAAAATTCCTATCAAAAGGGCAG ACATACTGAAGAATATAATCCGAGAATACAAAAATGCCTACTCAGAAATTGTCAAAAGAGCTGACAGGATCCTGCAGGAG GTATTCGGGCTGCAGCTGGTGGAGATGGACACCAAACGTCACATTTATATTCTTATTAATAATTTGCCTCATGCTGAGGGCCAGCACCCGTACAG ggccaaggagaaggagaagaatgGGCTCCTCCTTGTCATCCTCAGCTTCATCTTCATGAAGGGCAACTCAGTCAAAGACA ttttttttccaggtgctTTGTGGGAATTCCTGCATTTGCTCCGTGTGTACCCAGG GAAGGAGCACAGCGTCTTTGGGGACGTCAAGAAGCTGGTGACAGAGGAGTTTGTGAGGCAGAA GTACCTGGAGATCACCCCCACCCCCCTGACGGACCCCCCAGAATTCAAATTCCAGTGGGGACCACGGGCAGAAAAGGAAACCTCCAAGAAGGATGTGCTGAACTTTGTGGCCAAG ATGCAAGGCAAAGACCCCACATTTTGGGCGAGCCAGTTCAGCGAGGCTGAGGCCAGCCAAGCCAACACCTGA
- the LOC135460325 gene encoding non-structural maintenance of chromosomes element 3 homolog isoform X2 → MSQRKRSKGLGGSQFSTQMTDGEDDSIPTQVKRQSQDQVNQKVSELVQFLLVKDQKKIPIKRADILKNIIREYKNAYSEIVKRADRILQEVFGLQLVEMDTKRHIYILINNLPHAEGQHPYRAKEKEKNGLLLVILSFIFMKGNSVKDSALWEFLHLLRVYPGKEHSVFGDVKKLVTEEFVRQKYLEITPTPLTDPPEFKFQWGPRAEKETSKKDVLNFVAKMQGKDPTFWASQFSEAEASQANT, encoded by the exons ATGTCGCAGCGGAAGCGCAGCAAAGGGCTCGGCGGCTCTCAG TTTTCCACTCAGATGACCGATGGGGAGGATGATTCCATCCCCACCCAGGTGAAGCGGCAATCCCAGGACCAGGTGAACCAGAAG GTGAGCGAGCTGGTGCAGTTCCTACTTGTGAAAGACCAGAAGAAAATTCCTATCAAAAGGGCAG ACATACTGAAGAATATAATCCGAGAATACAAAAATGCCTACTCAGAAATTGTCAAAAGAGCTGACAGGATCCTGCAGGAG GTATTCGGGCTGCAGCTGGTGGAGATGGACACCAAACGTCACATTTATATTCTTATTAATAATTTGCCTCATGCTGAGGGCCAGCACCCGTACAG ggccaaggagaaggagaagaatgGGCTCCTCCTTGTCATCCTCAGCTTCATCTTCATGAAGGGCAACTCAGTCAAAGACA gtgctTTGTGGGAATTCCTGCATTTGCTCCGTGTGTACCCAGG GAAGGAGCACAGCGTCTTTGGGGACGTCAAGAAGCTGGTGACAGAGGAGTTTGTGAGGCAGAA GTACCTGGAGATCACCCCCACCCCCCTGACGGACCCCCCAGAATTCAAATTCCAGTGGGGACCACGGGCAGAAAAGGAAACCTCCAAGAAGGATGTGCTGAACTTTGTGGCCAAG ATGCAAGGCAAAGACCCCACATTTTGGGCGAGCCAGTTCAGCGAGGCTGAGGCCAGCCAAGCCAACACCTGA
- the PFKFB1 gene encoding LOW QUALITY PROTEIN: 6-phosphofructo-2-kinase/fructose-2,6-bisphosphatase 1 (The sequence of the model RefSeq protein was modified relative to this genomic sequence to represent the inferred CDS: substituted 1 base at 1 genomic stop codon), producing the protein MEEKSPKIPACVPQFTNVPTMVILVGLPARGKTYISRKLTRYLNWIGTPTRVFNVGEYRREAVPNYKNYEFFRHDNPEGVEIRRHCALAALKDVRTYLSSEEGQVAVFDATNTTRERREVILEFAKENGYKVLFVESICDDPTIIEENIKQVKLSSPDYRGRRQDEAVAIXAHRSTALRPLDEDSDSALSYIKIFDVGLRYLANRVQGHVQSRTVYYLMNIHVTPRTIYLSRHGESQLNLRGRIGGDSALSPRGEQYAQALARFIRSQEIPELKVWTSHMRRSIQTAEALGVPYEQWKALNEIDAGVCEEMTYEEIQERYPKELALRDQDKYRYRYPRGESYEDLVQRLEPVIMELERQENVLVVCHQAVMRCLLAYFLDKSADELPYLKCPLHTVLKLTPVAYGCEVESIFLNIEAVNTHRARPQNVDINRTAADALNTVPEHF; encoded by the exons atggaggagaaatcccccaaaatcccag CCTGCGTGCCCCAGTTCACCAACGTGCCCACCATGGTGATCCTGGTGGGTTTGCCAGCCCGGGGTAAAACCTACATTTCCCGAAAACTCACCCGTTACCTCAACTGGATCGGCACCCCCACGCGAG TGTTCAACGTGGGGGAGTACCGCAGGGAAGCCGTGCCCAACTataaaaattatgaatttttcCGGCATGATAATCCCGAAGGGGTGGAGATTCGGAG GCACTGCGCTCTGGCTGCGCTGAAGGACGTGCGAACGTACCTGAGCTCCGAGGAGGGGCAGGTGGCG gTTTTTGATGCCACCAACACCAcgcgggagcggcgggaggTGATCCTGGAGTTCGCCAAGGAAAACGGGTACAAG GTCCTGTTTGTGGAGTCCATCTGTGACGACCCCACCATCATCGAGGAGAACATCAAG CAAGTGAAGCTGAGCAGCCCCGATTACCGGGGCCGCAGGCAGGACGAGGCCGTGGCGATCTGAGCGCATCGGTCTACAGCACTACGACCCCTAGACGAGGACAGTGA CAGTGCCCTGTCCTACATCAAGATCTTCGACGTGGGGCTGCGCTACCTGGCCAACCGCGTGCAGGGCCACGTGCAGAGCCGCACCGTGTACTACCTGATGAACATCCACGTCACGCCGCGCACCATCTACCTGAGCCGCCACGGCGAGAGCCAGCTCAACCTGCGCGGCCGCATCGGGGGCGACTCGGCCCTGTCACCCCGCGGGGAACAG TACGCGCAGGCGCTGGCGCGGTTCATCCGCAGCCAGGAGATCCCCGAGCTGAAGGTGTGGACGAGCCACATGAGGAGAAGCATCCAGACGGCCGAGGCGCTGGGCGTGCCCTACGAGCAGTGGAAGGCGCTCAACGAGATCGACGCC GGCGTGTGTGAGGAGATGACCTACGAGGAGATCCAGGAGCGTTACCCCAAGGAGCTGGCGCTGCGTGACCAGGACAAATACCGCTACCGCTACCCCAGGGGCGAG TCCTACGAGGACCTGGTGCAGCGTTTGGAGCCCGTGATCATGGAGCTGGAGCGGCAGGAGAACGTGCTGGTGGTTTGCCACCAGGCTGTCATGCGCTGCCTGCTGGCTTATTTCCTGGACAAGAGCGCGG ATGAGCTGCCCTACCTCAAGTGTCCCCTGCACACGGTGCTGAAGCTGACGCCGGTGGCTTACG gctgtgagGTCGAGTCCATCTTCCTCAACATCGAGGCCGTGAACACCCACCGGGCCCGACCCCAG AACGTCGACATCAACCGAACCGCAGCCGACGCCCTCAACACCGTCCCCGAGCatttctga